TTGAGCGATGAGGTCATGAGGGAAAGGgggagcgagagagagagagagagattagagTGGTAGAAAATGTGAAGACAATGGCTATAGCTAGCTATTATTTAGGACCACTTCCTAAAATGGATTTAGAGTGTTTGGAgcgttttggttttggtttcgCTTTGAAAACACTGCAGATGCATCAGCAATGCTAAACTTTctttaatcaaattaattgcACAATTAATGTGAtcaatgaaattatatatacatattatgATATTAATTGTTGGttgtttgatttggtgaaTAAAATTGGCCAGTACTGTAAAACAGCATGAAATGCTCATGTAGCCATGAAAAGATGGCAGCTTTTTGTAATGAGAAAGCCAAAAGCCATAATTATATAGGCAGTGTAAAGCATGTGACCATTAGCTTCAATATGAATAATTAGCTAGCTACCAGTTTAATTAATGATGAGCTCTGAAATTGTAATCATCCTATCTATTTATTTCACATATGATTTACACGCGGCATATGCATATGCATGCTTATtctgtgtttgtgtgtgtagAATTCGGCTCCAATGCCGGACGGGAAAAGGCCGGGGGCGCAGGCGGTGGCGATGAGAATATCAGGGGACAAGGCAGCGTTTCACAGCTGCAGGTTCATAGGGTTTCAGGACACGTTGTGTGACGATAGGGGGAGGCATTTCTTCAAGGACTGCTACATCCAAGGCACTGTTGATTTCATCTTTGGCAATGGGAAATCCCTCTACGTGGTAATTCATTACTTATTTAACCCAATTAGagttttcataattaaatccAGATATAATCATActtattaatattaaaattgcAGAAGAATAGGATACATTCAGTGGCAAATGGAATGGGGGTGATAACAGCACATGCAAGAGAAGATGCGGCAGACGACAGTGGGTTTGCGTTTGTGCATTGCAACATAACAGGGACGGGTGACACATTTCTTGGGAGGGCTTGGAGGGACAGAGCTAGGGTTGTGTTTGCTTACACGTACATGGGATCTCTCATCGACAGCCAAGGATGGTCTGACGCCAAGCACTCTGAGCGCGACAAGTAAGCACCATCCTAATTCAAGCGTAGGCTAATAATAATGTTCTTATACGTAACTTATTTTGCATTATTATTAGGACTGTGTATTATGGAGAGTACAAGTGTATGGGACCGGGTTCGAGCTCAACGGGTCGGGTCAAGTATGCAAAGATGTTATCTGATGAAGAAGCAAAGCCCTTCCTCAGCATGACTTTTATCAGAGGAACAAAGTGGGTTCTCCCACCTCCCAAGCTCTCAACTTTAGATATATAAATGTTGTATGTAGGTGGGTTTGTAAACCTTGTAACAAAGCCGGTTC
Above is a genomic segment from Prunus dulcis chromosome 7, ALMONDv2, whole genome shotgun sequence containing:
- the LOC117634983 gene encoding putative pectinesterase 63 encodes the protein MAPFLAPNLITIIMITIITTSPQLVLTHPNLIPPHLSQLDTWIVHNMRDYANRKATQATLRFDSKLLSAEYAFKIITVKRDGTGDFKTVTDAVNSIPSWNKRRVVVFIGGGEYREKILVDASRPFVTFYGDKNDVPSITFDGTALKYGTWDSATVAIDADYFVAVNIAFVNSAPMPDGKRPGAQAVAMRISGDKAAFHSCRFIGFQDTLCDDRGRHFFKDCYIQGTVDFIFGNGKSLYVKNRIHSVANGMGVITAHAREDAADDSGFAFVHCNITGTGDTFLGRAWRDRARVVFAYTYMGSLIDSQGWSDAKHSERDKTVYYGEYKCMGPGSSSTGRVKYAKMLSDEEAKPFLSMTFIRGTKWVLPPPKLSTLDI